A single genomic interval of Daucus carota subsp. sativus chromosome 1, DH1 v3.0, whole genome shotgun sequence harbors:
- the LOC108223954 gene encoding uncharacterized protein LOC108223954 encodes MNMSSSLYDPIINQLIQHSTEIEGMSFQKESLDLVFVPSGLAIMFGYHLFLLYRCLKIPHTTVIGFENNDKKAWIESIMQEGDNKNASMALSVISSSVSAATFFSSVCLTLSSVMGAVLTTNSSILESDFIYGDTRPATLSVKYTCLLVCFLLAFSCFIQSSRCFIHATFLITMPNSNITAKHVETTVIRAGDFWSFGLRSLYFALTLLLWFFGPIPMFVSSVVMVVLLHYLDTNTTPLHQHAKRPAKHPMLG; translated from the exons ATGAATATGTCGAGTTCTTTATATGATCCAATAATCAACCAGCTTATACAGCATAGTACAGAGATTGAAGGCATGAGTTTCCAAAAGGAGAGTCTTGATCTCGTGTTTGTCCCGAGTGGCTTAGCTATCATGTTTGGTTACCATCTGTTTCTGCTCTATAGATGTCTTAAAATTCCCCACACTACAGTCATTGGCTTCGAAAATAATGACAAGAAGGCTTGGATTGAGAGCATTATGCAG GAGGGTGATAACAAAAATGCTAGCATGGCCCTGAGCGTGATCTCATCAAGTGTATCTGCTGCAACTTTCTTCTCATCAGTTTGTTTAACTCTCAGCTCTGTTATGGGAGCCGTCTTGACAACCAATTCCAGCATCCTGGAAAGCGATTTCATATACGGTGACACAAGGCCAGCAACCTTGTCTGTCAAGTACACATGTCTTCTCGTATGTTTTCTCTTAGCATTTTCGTGTTTCATTCAATCCTCAAGATGTTTTATCCATGCCACATTTCTGATAACTATGCCTAATAGCAACATTACTGCGAAACATGTCGAGACAACAGTTATAAGGGCAGGTGATTTTTGGTCATTTGGACTTAGATCACTGTATTTTGCTCTTACTCTGTTGCTGTGGTTTTTCGGTCCGATTCCTATGTTTGTATCCTCAGTTGTTATGGTCGTGCTGTTACACTACCTCGACACGAACACGACTCCGTTACATCAACATGCAAAGCGACCCGCTAAGCATCCGATGTTAGGATAA